One Bosea sp. 685 DNA segment encodes these proteins:
- a CDS encoding IS481 family transposase yields the protein MNIHKNARLTPLGRERIVRMAADGHRPSEIAVCVGVSLKTVDKWIARFAAEGVAGLADRSSRPHRLHRPTPSERIEQILALRRQKLSGKAIAKQAGVSPATVSRILRRARLSRMRDLEPAEPVRRYERAHPGELIHIDIKKLGRIDGVGHRITGDRTRQSNRRGRGEGLGWEFAHVCIDDASRLAFVEMKPDEKAISAVAFLRAAVAYYERLGVTVTRVMTDNGSCYKAFAFRDACRDLGLKHIRTKPYTPKTNGKAERFIQTALREWAYARPYDHSDRRTEELPRWLHHYNWHRPHGGIQANTPISRLALDQDNLLRLHS from the coding sequence ATGAACATCCACAAGAATGCCCGTCTGACACCGCTGGGTCGAGAGCGGATTGTGCGGATGGCGGCCGATGGGCACAGGCCTTCCGAGATCGCGGTCTGCGTCGGCGTCAGCCTGAAGACCGTCGATAAATGGATCGCCCGCTTCGCCGCCGAGGGTGTGGCAGGTCTGGCCGACCGCTCGTCGCGGCCGCACCGGCTGCATCGCCCGACGCCGAGCGAACGGATCGAGCAGATCCTCGCGCTGCGGCGCCAGAAGCTGAGCGGCAAGGCCATCGCCAAGCAAGCTGGCGTCTCGCCGGCGACGGTGAGCCGGATCCTGCGGCGGGCGCGATTGAGCCGGATGCGCGACCTCGAGCCGGCCGAACCGGTGCGCCGCTACGAGCGCGCCCATCCCGGCGAGTTGATCCACATCGACATCAAGAAGCTCGGCCGCATCGACGGTGTCGGCCACCGCATCACCGGGGACCGGACCCGCCAGAGCAACCGGCGCGGACGCGGCGAAGGCCTCGGCTGGGAGTTCGCCCATGTCTGCATCGACGATGCCTCGCGACTCGCCTTCGTCGAGATGAAGCCCGACGAGAAGGCCATAAGCGCGGTCGCTTTCCTCAGGGCGGCGGTGGCCTATTACGAGCGCCTCGGCGTCACCGTCACCCGCGTCATGACCGATAACGGCTCATGCTATAAAGCCTTCGCTTTCCGCGACGCATGTCGCGATCTCGGGCTCAAGCACATCCGGACAAAACCCTACACACCCAAGACCAACGGCAAGGCCGAGCGCTTCATCCAGACAGCTCTGCGCGAATGGGCCTACGCCAGGCCCTATGATCACTCAGACCGCCGAACAGAGGAGCTGCCGCGCTGGCTCCACCATTACAACTGGCATCGACCCCATGGCGGTATCCAGGCCAATACCCCAATCAGCAGACTCGCTCTCGATCAGGACAACCTGTTGAGGCTCCACAGCTAG
- a CDS encoding succinylglutamate desuccinylase/aspartoacylase family protein, with protein MTTKPSPDAAIDLAPLESLCFHGLKAGPKLLVLGAVHGNEICGPNAIARAIADCREGRLTILRGEVTFLPVANPKAYRQNTREGDRNLNRDLREKPLPADNEDRIGNRLCALLRQHDVLLDIHSFKGEGEPFVFFGPENNTGELEAFRHATEEAAFAACLGPDILTHGWLPIYARQIAARERLNLPPLSVTEGFGTTEYMRFAGGYGVTLECGRHDDPSSADVGHAAIHNALTHLGLVDAPPPAPLQRTVIDMVDQVLCEAEGDRLEGIWKTGDRIAAGQVIARRANGDPVTAARDGFTIFPNATAKLGEGICCLGVASARRP; from the coding sequence ATGACGACGAAACCCAGCCCTGACGCCGCAATCGATCTCGCGCCGCTGGAAAGCCTGTGCTTCCACGGCCTCAAGGCCGGCCCGAAGCTGCTCGTGCTCGGCGCAGTCCATGGCAATGAGATCTGCGGCCCCAACGCGATCGCCCGCGCCATTGCCGACTGCCGGGAAGGCCGGCTGACGATCCTGCGCGGCGAGGTCACCTTCCTGCCCGTCGCCAATCCCAAGGCCTATCGGCAGAACACCCGCGAGGGCGATCGCAACCTCAACCGCGACCTGCGCGAGAAGCCGCTCCCCGCCGATAATGAGGACCGGATCGGCAACCGCCTCTGCGCCCTGCTGCGCCAACACGATGTCCTGCTCGATATCCACTCCTTCAAAGGCGAGGGCGAGCCCTTCGTCTTCTTCGGTCCGGAGAACAATACCGGCGAGCTCGAGGCTTTCCGTCATGCCACGGAGGAGGCGGCCTTCGCCGCCTGCCTCGGCCCCGACATCCTGACCCATGGCTGGCTTCCCATCTATGCCCGCCAGATCGCGGCGCGCGAACGGTTGAACCTGCCGCCGCTCTCGGTCACGGAGGGCTTCGGCACCACGGAATATATGCGCTTCGCCGGGGGCTACGGCGTCACGCTGGAATGCGGCCGGCATGACGACCCCAGCTCGGCGGATGTCGGCCATGCCGCGATCCACAACGCGCTCACACATCTCGGGCTGGTCGATGCGCCGCCACCCGCGCCCTTGCAGCGCACGGTGATCGACATGGTCGATCAGGTGCTCTGCGAAGCAGAGGGCGACCGTCTTGAAGGGATCTGGAAGACCGGCGACCGCATCGCGGCCGGCCAGGTGATCGCGCGGCGCGCCAATGGCGACCCAGTCACCGCAGCCCGCGACGGCTTCACCATCTTTCCCAACGCCACCGCCAAGCTCGGCGAAGGCATCTGCTGTCTCGGCGTGGCGAGCGCGCGCCGCCCGTAA
- a CDS encoding OPT/YSL family transporter has protein sequence MTEPTGAGPQKHPSLFEPATLVLIGILSVFGAIIGMQLLVSLGVTANTSLIGAMAAMALARLPLGLFLRYRSIHVQNLAQSAISSATFGAANSLLLPIGIPFLLGRPDLVLPMFAGAFMAMLLDAYLLYRMFDSRVFPATGAWPPGVAAAEAIKAGDEGGRKAVLMGVGFVTGIAVSFIKIPLAAIGFVGSTAVSGIPMSAFGVAFIGNTWALTMFGVGLLLRGYSGQLFNNETFATLIPKGDLMAAYIPHGFMIGAGVVALFQVVQLLMQRNEAARKAEAAAGTSDAAVRRALGLGTIGYLVIAVFIAVAGGLMSDMSIGMLILFVLYAAFAAYVHELIVGLAAMHSGWFPAFAVALITLIIGMLIGFPVPALALLVGFSAATGPAFADMGYDLKAGYILRGNGVDPAFELDGRRQQLFAAMFAFVIAGIVVLVSYQSYFAQNLVAPVDKVYAATIKAGVAPGVAWSLFMWAIPGAILQFIGGPKRQIGVLFATGLLINFPMAGWAVLFGIVCRLIWEKLRGTSGEGDMEVFAAGVIAGDAIFSFFDSVLKGFKR, from the coding sequence ATGACTGAACCTACCGGGGCGGGGCCGCAGAAGCACCCGAGCCTGTTCGAGCCGGCGACGCTGGTGCTGATCGGCATCCTCAGCGTCTTCGGCGCCATCATCGGCATGCAGCTTTTGGTGTCGCTTGGCGTCACCGCCAACACCTCGCTGATCGGCGCAATGGCGGCGATGGCGCTGGCGCGCCTGCCGCTGGGGCTGTTCCTGCGCTACCGCTCGATTCATGTGCAGAACCTGGCGCAAAGCGCGATCTCGTCGGCGACCTTCGGCGCCGCCAACAGCCTGCTCCTGCCGATCGGCATTCCCTTCCTGCTCGGGCGCCCCGACCTGGTCCTGCCGATGTTCGCCGGCGCCTTCATGGCGATGCTGCTCGACGCCTATCTGCTCTATCGGATGTTCGATTCGCGCGTCTTCCCGGCGACCGGAGCCTGGCCTCCGGGCGTCGCCGCCGCCGAGGCGATCAAGGCCGGTGACGAGGGTGGCCGCAAGGCCGTGCTGATGGGTGTCGGCTTCGTCACCGGCATCGCCGTGTCCTTCATCAAGATCCCGCTGGCGGCGATCGGCTTCGTCGGCTCGACTGCCGTCTCGGGCATTCCGATGTCGGCTTTCGGTGTCGCCTTCATCGGCAATACCTGGGCCCTGACGATGTTCGGCGTCGGCCTGCTGCTGCGCGGCTATTCCGGCCAGCTCTTCAACAACGAGACCTTCGCCACGCTGATCCCCAAGGGCGATCTGATGGCGGCCTATATCCCTCACGGCTTCATGATCGGCGCGGGTGTCGTCGCGCTGTTCCAGGTGGTGCAATTGCTGATGCAGCGCAACGAGGCCGCCCGGAAGGCCGAGGCTGCCGCGGGCACGTCGGACGCTGCGGTACGCCGGGCGCTCGGGCTGGGCACCATCGGCTATCTCGTGATTGCCGTGTTCATCGCTGTGGCCGGCGGGCTGATGAGCGACATGTCGATCGGTATGCTGATCCTGTTCGTGCTCTATGCGGCCTTTGCGGCCTATGTGCATGAATTGATCGTCGGCCTGGCGGCGATGCATTCCGGCTGGTTCCCGGCCTTCGCAGTGGCGCTGATCACGCTGATCATCGGCATGCTGATCGGCTTCCCCGTCCCGGCTCTGGCCTTGCTTGTCGGCTTCTCCGCTGCGACGGGGCCGGCCTTCGCCGATATGGGCTACGACCTCAAGGCCGGCTACATCCTGCGCGGCAATGGCGTCGATCCCGCCTTCGAGCTTGACGGCCGCCGCCAGCAGCTCTTTGCGGCGATGTTCGCCTTCGTCATCGCCGGCATCGTGGTCCTGGTCTCCTATCAGAGCTATTTCGCCCAGAACCTCGTGGCTCCGGTCGACAAGGTCTATGCCGCGACGATCAAGGCCGGCGTTGCTCCGGGCGTTGCGTGGTCACTGTTCATGTGGGCGATTCCGGGCGCGATCCTGCAGTTCATCGGCGGGCCGAAGCGCCAGATCGGCGTGCTCTTCGCGACCGGCCTGCTGATCAACTTCCCGATGGCGGGCTGGGCCGTGCTGTTCGGCATCGTCTGCCGGTTGATCTGGGAGAAGCTGCGCGGCACGAGCGGCGAAGGCGACATGGAGGTCTTTGCCGCCGGCGTCATCGCGGGCGATGCGATCTTCAGCTTCTTCGACTCCGTGCTGAAGGGCTTCAAGCGCTAG
- a CDS encoding ABC transporter substrate-binding protein, with translation MLKTFVFTTALTLAAFTVQAQEPRRGGTIRFTAPYAASFVSNDSHVSNQIQDEIYGKALHRSLYNWDSANNKPVLELAKSVEVSADGLVHTFKLRDDALFHNGRKMVADDIIWSFTRLMDGSKSYPAARYVRLLKGAIDVEKGQAKEIVGLRKIDDFTLEMTFTERTEPGFLFNFATTSIYPAKEAQAPDFFNKPIGLGPFKFVEHIPGSRMVFERWEKFYQPGKPYADKLVISPMGEAAARDVAFRNKEIDVSILGPTQYVAYKADPNLSKGILEVAEVFTRNMGMNPGFKPFADKRVRQAINHAIDSELIIKRLVRDKAYRATGWLPLSSPAYDKAMQPYDFNPEKAKKLLAEAGYPDGFEFEWTATPNESWGMPIVEATIPMLAKVGIKVKVKPVEGSALGGIVAKGDFQAYIWSNTSGPDPLTAMKCFHSATPQSACNYTTYKNPAVDKLLDEAGTTGDAAKRLDLIKQANAIVYADAPVWFFNYNKAVLAYQPWLHGLQPNATELALQYFEDLWVDASSPAAK, from the coding sequence ATGCTCAAGACATTTGTCTTCACGACCGCGCTGACGCTCGCGGCCTTTACGGTCCAGGCACAGGAACCGCGTCGGGGCGGCACCATCCGCTTCACCGCGCCTTATGCGGCCTCCTTCGTCAGTAATGACAGCCACGTCTCCAACCAAATCCAGGACGAGATCTACGGCAAGGCGCTGCACCGCTCGCTCTACAATTGGGATTCGGCCAACAACAAGCCGGTGCTCGAGCTCGCCAAAAGCGTCGAGGTTTCGGCCGACGGCCTCGTCCACACCTTCAAGCTCAGGGACGACGCGCTCTTCCACAATGGCCGCAAGATGGTCGCCGACGACATCATCTGGTCCTTCACGCGTCTGATGGACGGCTCGAAGAGCTATCCTGCCGCGCGCTATGTCCGCCTGCTCAAGGGCGCGATCGATGTCGAGAAGGGCCAGGCCAAGGAGATCGTGGGCCTCAGGAAGATCGACGATTTCACGCTCGAGATGACCTTCACCGAGCGCACCGAGCCCGGCTTCCTCTTCAACTTCGCGACGACCTCGATCTACCCTGCCAAGGAGGCCCAGGCGCCGGACTTCTTCAACAAGCCGATCGGACTCGGTCCGTTCAAATTCGTCGAGCATATCCCCGGCTCGCGCATGGTCTTCGAGCGCTGGGAGAAGTTCTATCAGCCCGGCAAGCCCTATGCCGACAAGCTGGTGATCTCGCCGATGGGAGAGGCTGCCGCCCGCGACGTCGCCTTCCGCAACAAGGAGATCGACGTCTCGATCCTGGGGCCGACGCAATACGTCGCCTACAAGGCCGACCCCAACCTGTCGAAGGGCATTCTCGAGGTCGCCGAGGTCTTCACCCGCAATATGGGCATGAATCCAGGCTTCAAGCCTTTTGCCGACAAGCGTGTGCGCCAGGCGATCAACCACGCCATCGACAGCGAGTTGATCATCAAGCGCCTCGTCCGCGACAAGGCCTATCGCGCCACCGGCTGGCTGCCGCTCTCCTCGCCGGCCTATGACAAGGCGATGCAGCCCTATGACTTCAATCCAGAGAAGGCCAAGAAGCTCCTGGCTGAAGCCGGTTATCCCGACGGCTTCGAATTCGAATGGACCGCGACGCCCAATGAGAGCTGGGGCATGCCGATCGTCGAGGCGACGATCCCGATGCTGGCCAAGGTCGGCATCAAGGTGAAGGTCAAGCCGGTCGAGGGGTCGGCCCTGGGCGGCATCGTCGCGAAAGGCGATTTCCAGGCCTATATCTGGTCGAACACCTCGGGGCCCGACCCGCTGACGGCGATGAAGTGCTTCCACTCGGCGACGCCGCAGAGCGCCTGCAACTACACCACCTACAAGAACCCCGCGGTCGACAAATTGCTCGACGAGGCCGGCACCACCGGCGACGCCGCCAAGCGCCTCGACCTCATCAAGCAGGCCAATGCGATCGTCTATGCCGACGCGCCGGTCTGGTTCTTCAACTACAACAAGGCGGTGCTGGCCTATCAGCCTTGGCTGCACGGCCTGCAGCCGAACGCGACAGAGCTCGCCCTGCAATATTTCGAGGATCTCTGGGTCGACGCCTCGTCGCCGGCGGCGAAGTAA
- a CDS encoding AroM family protein codes for MTMTARKLGTLTIGQAPRADITPILDAVIDAGTPRRHAGVLDGLSRAEIERDFAARPGEAMLITKLLDGSSVIIERSKTEAAAQAKLAMLEAEGCSTILMLCTGHFETLSCERARLIEPDRILPPTVAALTHGARLGIIVPIPEQIASEAGKWAALGQEPLYGAASPYAEPSPALAEAARDLAERGAQILLMDCMGFVESHRREAAEASGLPVILSNSLIAKLVSEIV; via the coding sequence ATGACGATGACGGCTCGCAAACTCGGCACGCTCACCATTGGCCAGGCGCCGCGCGCCGACATCACGCCCATTCTCGACGCCGTCATCGATGCGGGCACGCCGCGCCGGCACGCCGGCGTGCTCGACGGTTTGAGCAGAGCCGAGATCGAGCGCGATTTCGCAGCCCGCCCGGGCGAGGCGATGCTGATCACCAAGCTGCTCGACGGCAGCTCCGTCATCATCGAAAGGAGCAAGACCGAAGCTGCGGCGCAGGCCAAGCTCGCCATGCTGGAGGCCGAGGGCTGCAGCACGATCCTGATGCTCTGCACCGGCCATTTCGAGACGCTCTCCTGCGAGCGGGCGCGCCTGATCGAGCCCGACCGCATCCTGCCGCCGACGGTCGCGGCCCTGACGCATGGGGCTCGGCTCGGCATCATCGTGCCGATCCCCGAGCAGATCGCCAGCGAAGCCGGCAAATGGGCGGCGCTCGGCCAGGAGCCGCTGTATGGCGCGGCCTCTCCCTATGCGGAGCCGAGCCCGGCGCTGGCGGAGGCCGCGCGCGATCTCGCCGAGCGCGGCGCACAGATCCTGCTGATGGACTGCATGGGCTTCGTCGAGAGCCATCGCCGCGAGGCGGCGGAGGCTTCCGGTTTGCCGGTCATCCTGTCCAACAGCCTGATCGCGAAGCTGGTCTCCGAAATCGTCTGA
- a CDS encoding ABC transporter permease, protein MLPYIFKRLLQAVPILLAVAALVFVMFSVIPGDFASTQSSDGRSAIDAEAVARMNTQFGLDEPVHLRFGKYAAKLLTLDLGTSFRTRQPVINSLSERIWPSLQLSMAAMLFAIAFGVPLGFLAALKPGGWVDMQSMVVAVSGLSLPQFWLGLMLMYTFALLLGWFPSFGYGDGNPRYLVLPAVALGVAPLALLARTTRAAVLEVMNADFVRTARAKGNSEVRVMRWHVARNAAVIVLTTLGLQFGSIMGGAVVIEKLFAWPGIGSLLVDSVSLRDIPVVQACILLLVLFFLIVNIVVDVLCALIDPRIKYS, encoded by the coding sequence ATGCTGCCCTATATCTTCAAGCGATTGCTGCAGGCCGTGCCGATCCTGCTCGCCGTTGCGGCGCTGGTCTTCGTGATGTTCAGCGTGATCCCCGGCGACTTCGCATCCACACAGTCGTCCGATGGCCGCTCGGCCATCGATGCTGAGGCTGTGGCGCGGATGAACACGCAGTTCGGTCTCGACGAACCCGTGCATCTGCGCTTTGGCAAATATGCCGCGAAACTGCTGACATTGGACCTCGGGACATCCTTCAGAACGCGTCAGCCCGTGATCAATTCACTGTCGGAGCGGATCTGGCCCAGCTTGCAGCTTTCCATGGCCGCGATGCTGTTTGCGATCGCATTCGGCGTCCCGCTTGGCTTTCTTGCCGCTCTCAAGCCCGGCGGATGGGTCGACATGCAGTCGATGGTCGTCGCCGTCTCCGGCCTGTCTCTGCCGCAGTTCTGGCTCGGCCTGATGCTGATGTACACCTTCGCCCTGTTGCTCGGCTGGTTCCCCAGTTTCGGCTATGGCGACGGTAATCCGCGCTATCTCGTGCTGCCGGCTGTCGCGCTCGGCGTGGCGCCGCTGGCCCTGCTGGCACGAACCACGCGGGCTGCCGTGCTCGAGGTGATGAACGCAGACTTCGTCCGCACCGCGCGCGCCAAAGGCAACAGCGAAGTCCGGGTGATGCGCTGGCATGTGGCGCGCAACGCAGCCGTCATCGTGCTGACGACGCTCGGCCTGCAGTTCGGCTCGATCATGGGCGGCGCCGTCGTGATCGAGAAGCTGTTCGCCTGGCCAGGCATCGGGTCGCTGCTGGTCGATAGCGTCTCGTTGCGCGACATACCCGTCGTCCAGGCCTGCATCCTGCTGCTCGTGCTGTTCTTCCTCATCGTCAATATCGTCGTGGACGTGCTCTGCGCGTTGATCGATCCACGCATCAAATACAGCTAG
- a CDS encoding ABC transporter permease: MKFRANLWIGGVLFAAVIVGGTLAPWLAHTDPVMDANLMNAEVPPGSEFWFGTDAQGRDIYSRVLYGARISLTVGIVSQLINTLIGVALGLSAGYWGGWWDDFVNGLTNLMLSIPSLIFALAIMAILQPGLTSLLIALGLTNWSYTCRLSRAATLSIKQQGYVEAARSFGSGNTRIMLKQILPNIAGPIIVIGTLGMGGAVLAEAALSFLGLGIRPPFPSWGSMLSDARDQITTAPWISVFPGLAIFMTVLGLNLLGDGLRDILDPQSQSRRA; encoded by the coding sequence ATGAAATTTAGAGCTAATCTCTGGATCGGCGGCGTGCTTTTCGCAGCTGTGATCGTCGGTGGCACTCTGGCGCCCTGGCTGGCACATACAGATCCGGTCATGGACGCCAACCTGATGAATGCCGAGGTGCCGCCCGGCAGCGAGTTCTGGTTCGGCACCGACGCGCAGGGGCGCGACATCTACAGCCGCGTGCTCTACGGCGCACGCATCTCGTTGACCGTCGGCATCGTCTCGCAGTTAATCAACACCCTGATCGGGGTCGCACTCGGACTATCGGCGGGCTATTGGGGCGGCTGGTGGGATGATTTCGTCAACGGCCTGACCAATCTGATGCTCTCGATCCCTTCGCTGATCTTCGCGCTCGCCATCATGGCGATCCTGCAGCCCGGCCTGACCAGCCTCCTGATCGCGCTCGGGCTGACCAACTGGTCCTATACCTGCCGACTTTCGCGGGCGGCGACGCTTTCGATCAAGCAGCAGGGCTATGTTGAGGCGGCGCGCTCCTTCGGCAGCGGCAATACCCGGATCATGCTCAAACAAATCCTGCCCAATATCGCCGGCCCGATCATCGTCATCGGCACGCTGGGCATGGGCGGGGCGGTGCTGGCGGAGGCTGCCCTGTCCTTCCTGGGCTTGGGCATCCGCCCGCCCTTCCCGAGCTGGGGCTCGATGCTCTCGGATGCGCGCGACCAGATCACCACCGCGCCCTGGATCTCGGTCTTTCCCGGGCTTGCCATCTTCATGACCGTGCTCGGCCTCAACCTGCTGGGCGATGGCCTGCGCGACATCCTCGACCCCCAATCGCAATCGCGCCGCGCCTGA